A portion of the Acidisarcina polymorpha genome contains these proteins:
- a CDS encoding terpene synthase family protein: MTRLTNALYGIKSDDLRPIDRAVLSLFERSCAGRSPSWQTRFRRHVAEYIQMYLVEAEAFGTGSGTLPSLNAYLPHRVSGGGAEICLDFIEVVIDAELPAQVLALPAYLNFREAMVLVISLANDILGYERDLRVGYRMNLVQVLYQERSYNRGYALFESGLIFQSYVLRVEEQEQLLLKQMKEARITSKEQNLVTEIIDQYKIWIYGYCAWACDNPRFSSVEV; encoded by the coding sequence ATTACACGGCTGACAAATGCACTCTATGGTATTAAATCTGATGATTTGCGACCAATCGATAGAGCGGTTCTTAGTCTCTTCGAGCGGAGCTGCGCTGGACGGTCCCCGTCGTGGCAAACACGTTTCCGTCGTCACGTCGCTGAATACATTCAGATGTATCTCGTCGAAGCTGAAGCGTTTGGAACAGGCAGCGGAACGCTTCCATCGCTTAACGCTTATCTACCGCACCGAGTAAGCGGAGGTGGCGCCGAAATATGCTTAGACTTTATTGAAGTCGTCATCGATGCAGAGCTCCCTGCGCAGGTACTTGCTTTACCCGCCTACCTGAACTTTCGGGAAGCCATGGTCTTAGTTATATCGCTTGCCAATGACATTCTTGGGTATGAGAGAGATCTTCGCGTTGGCTATCGCATGAACCTGGTTCAGGTTTTATATCAGGAGCGGAGCTATAACAGGGGCTACGCTCTATTCGAGAGCGGACTCATTTTTCAGTCATACGTTTTGCGAGTCGAGGAGCAGGAACAATTGTTATTGAAGCAAATGAAGGAAGCACGGATCACTTCGAAAGAGCAGAATCTTGTCACTGAAATAATCGACCAATATAAGATTTGGATCTATGGATATTGCGCCTGGGCTTGCGACAATCCTCGGTTCAGTTCTGTGGAGGTGTGA
- a CDS encoding cytochrome P450, with the protein MDEALPRVVPPAKTPGLFALLRLSARNPIEVWPREVYEEDLFHLPGPAGGLIFLSAPELVQEALVSSVNAFGRSKEFLDTIRPLVGNSIVASDGPRWRFQRSFCAPLFRPEQIDKFSQGMLDASVEAAERLIASSEHKPISLLAEMMHLSLTSIAKTMLSDQAMLNSERVIGAISNYLKEVPKAALYSTLGLPKWILRPGKKSQLRARDFLHIEMKRIIDERKARGLETGRCPDDLLDLLLSAEKQAECGAFGEKDVLHNLLTFVAAGYETTGVAMAWTIYLVSLHPETENLILAELDEVTRGEPIKPCHLNRLVYLRQVVSESLRLYPPIAAMARRVVEPVTIGGNRLDKNTTVMISPYVIHRHRKLWDYPDHFNPDNFSPSRAAGRHRYAYLPFGAGQRICIGMSFAMTEMLIAVGTLVRTLRFSSTAIRPPNLQLRIALHPSDGLPMRATRRGQVNHDLKAD; encoded by the coding sequence ATGGACGAGGCTCTACCAAGAGTTGTTCCTCCAGCTAAAACCCCAGGTCTCTTTGCATTGCTGCGGCTGTCAGCGCGCAATCCGATTGAAGTGTGGCCGCGCGAAGTATATGAAGAAGATCTATTTCATCTTCCTGGGCCGGCTGGGGGATTAATTTTTCTGTCGGCCCCTGAACTCGTGCAAGAAGCTTTAGTCAGCTCCGTCAATGCTTTCGGACGCTCGAAGGAATTTCTTGATACCATACGCCCCCTTGTAGGCAACTCGATCGTGGCGTCCGACGGGCCGCGCTGGAGATTCCAGCGTTCGTTTTGTGCTCCTCTCTTCCGTCCCGAGCAGATAGACAAATTCAGCCAGGGGATGTTGGATGCCAGTGTCGAAGCAGCCGAACGGTTGATTGCTTCAAGTGAACACAAACCTATCTCTCTTCTGGCCGAAATGATGCATTTGTCTCTCACATCGATTGCGAAGACGATGCTCTCCGATCAGGCCATGCTGAACTCAGAGAGGGTAATCGGCGCGATATCGAATTATCTGAAAGAGGTGCCGAAAGCCGCACTCTATAGTACTTTGGGGCTTCCGAAGTGGATCCTTAGGCCTGGGAAGAAAAGCCAACTGCGCGCCCGCGATTTCCTCCATATCGAGATGAAACGCATAATCGATGAGCGCAAAGCCAGAGGTCTGGAGACGGGTAGATGTCCAGACGATCTGCTCGACCTACTGCTTTCTGCAGAGAAACAAGCGGAATGTGGAGCCTTCGGCGAGAAGGACGTATTGCACAATCTTCTAACGTTTGTTGCAGCTGGATATGAAACGACCGGTGTGGCAATGGCGTGGACTATCTACCTTGTCAGTCTTCATCCGGAGACAGAAAATCTTATTCTTGCTGAGCTTGACGAAGTGACCAGAGGAGAACCAATTAAGCCATGCCATCTTAATCGTCTTGTGTACCTTAGACAGGTTGTTTCTGAATCTCTTCGCCTGTACCCGCCTATTGCGGCGATGGCTAGGCGAGTTGTCGAACCAGTGACTATTGGAGGAAACAGACTCGATAAGAATACAACCGTGATGATATCTCCCTATGTAATTCACCGTCACCGAAAGCTATGGGATTATCCCGACCACTTCAATCCCGACAACTTCTCACCCAGCCGCGCCGCAGGTCGTCATCGGTACGCATATCTACCATTCGGCGCCGGGCAACGTATCTGTATCGGTATGAGTTTTGCCATGACAGAAATGTTGATCGCCGTGGGAACACTGGTTCGAACGTTGCGTTTCAGCTCTACGGCAATCCGCCCTCCCAACCTCCAATTACGTATTGCGCTGCATCCATCTGATGGGCTTCCTATGAGAGCGACTCGGCGAGGGCAGGTAAACCATGATCTAAAGGCAGATTAA
- a CDS encoding S41 family peptidase: protein MYAKLHAIPHYSQTHRLKGTFIAMLRTCSLALVCLFTLPTLGQEATSATANLMKQAEAAYEAKHFRESAGFYIRALPLVQDNDRAGVEYNLACSQALAGDRASAFDSLDHAVEDGYTDRKDTEADKDLVSLHTDPRWQPLLERMTNFTAQQDARWGDAAFATPNATNIADVDKLAGLAELWAQAKFGFANFWHVPQLNWDQTYRDFIPKVLATRSTEDYYRVLQSFYALLQDGHSNVYSPELIEGKLSRLPLRTRLVDGHLLVIGSRDPSANLQGLHAGDEIITINSEPATSWAERNVAPFVSASSSQDRNTRTYEYVPFLAPIGTTFTLGVETTSGKQSTHVFEVMKSASQHSPLFDLKFLPGNIAYVALNGFDDNTAAKEWDKHWPQISKADSLILDLRKNGGGSDAVGAHIMATLIDKTALGELSRSTRWIATYRAWGNAETPLRFPVGTVEPDPARHFSGPTVLLISPRTYSAGEDMVVVFAQAHRGKTIGEPTGGSTGQPLMFKLPGGGGARVCTKHDSFADDREFVGVGIQPDIPAHSTRSDIIAGRDSVLETAIHSLQTKP, encoded by the coding sequence ATGTACGCTAAGCTCCACGCTATACCGCACTATTCTCAAACCCACCGTCTGAAAGGAACCTTCATCGCTATGTTGCGCACTTGTTCGCTCGCCTTGGTTTGTCTCTTTACTTTGCCCACCCTTGGCCAGGAAGCCACTTCTGCGACGGCCAACCTGATGAAACAAGCTGAGGCCGCGTACGAGGCAAAACATTTCAGGGAAAGTGCAGGCTTTTACATTCGCGCTCTTCCGCTCGTTCAAGATAATGATCGTGCAGGCGTCGAGTACAACCTCGCGTGCTCGCAAGCTCTCGCAGGGGACCGAGCGTCTGCTTTCGACTCCCTCGATCATGCTGTCGAAGATGGCTACACTGACCGCAAAGATACCGAAGCCGATAAGGACCTCGTCTCACTCCACACCGACCCACGGTGGCAGCCGCTGCTTGAGCGGATGACCAACTTCACCGCGCAGCAAGATGCACGTTGGGGTGATGCCGCGTTCGCTACCCCAAACGCAACCAATATCGCTGATGTGGATAAGCTCGCGGGGCTCGCCGAGCTTTGGGCCCAAGCCAAGTTCGGTTTTGCCAACTTCTGGCACGTTCCGCAGCTTAATTGGGACCAGACCTACCGCGACTTCATTCCAAAGGTTCTGGCTACTCGCTCGACGGAAGACTACTATCGCGTTCTTCAGAGCTTCTACGCTCTGCTTCAGGATGGCCATTCCAATGTGTACTCACCTGAATTGATCGAAGGTAAGCTCAGCCGCTTACCACTCCGCACTCGGCTGGTAGATGGCCACCTGCTCGTCATTGGTTCTCGCGATCCTTCCGCAAACCTGCAGGGTCTTCATGCCGGCGACGAGATCATCACGATCAACTCTGAACCGGCCACTAGCTGGGCTGAGCGCAACGTGGCACCCTTTGTGAGCGCCTCGAGTTCTCAAGATCGCAACACCCGCACCTACGAGTACGTGCCCTTTCTCGCGCCGATCGGGACTACCTTCACCCTCGGTGTCGAAACGACTTCGGGAAAACAGAGCACACACGTCTTCGAAGTTATGAAGAGTGCTTCGCAACACAGTCCCCTTTTCGACCTAAAGTTCCTTCCCGGCAATATCGCCTACGTAGCATTAAACGGCTTTGACGATAATACTGCCGCGAAAGAGTGGGACAAACACTGGCCCCAGATCAGCAAAGCCGACTCGCTTATTCTTGATTTGCGCAAAAATGGCGGCGGCAGCGACGCGGTGGGAGCCCATATCATGGCCACCCTCATAGACAAGACCGCGCTGGGCGAGTTGTCGCGATCCACCCGGTGGATTGCCACCTATCGTGCCTGGGGAAACGCCGAGACTCCCTTACGTTTTCCCGTCGGTACTGTAGAGCCAGATCCTGCGCGCCACTTTTCTGGTCCTACCGTTCTGCTCATCAGTCCCCGGACCTACTCTGCCGGGGAAGACATGGTCGTCGTCTTCGCTCAGGCACATCGAGGCAAGACCATCGGTGAACCCACCGGTGGTAGCACCGGCCAGCCTCTTATGTTCAAACTACCCGGCGGCGGCGGCGCTCGCGTCTGTACCAAACACGACAGTTTTGCCGACGACCGCGAGTTTGTTGGTGTTGGTATCCAGCCTGATATCCCGGCTCATTCGACACGCTCTGACATTATCGCTGGTCGCGATTCCGTTCTCGAAACAGCCATCCATTCGCTTCAGACAAAGCCCTAA
- a CDS encoding carboxymuconolactone decarboxylase family protein: MSRLHAVDPSTATGKTKELLDAVKGKLGLVPNMTRVMATSPAVLESYLAFSGALGRGLLDAKIREQLALVTAQENHCDYCLSAHTAIGKMVGLDQQQIVASRGGNGSNPKTTAALTFAKRVLETKGQVTDADLGEVSNAGFSEGEIAEIIAHVALNVFTNYFNVATEVEIDFPQISYAEIA, encoded by the coding sequence ATGTCTCGTCTGCACGCTGTTGATCCTTCCACCGCTACTGGAAAAACCAAAGAACTACTCGACGCCGTGAAGGGCAAGCTTGGCCTTGTCCCGAATATGACGCGGGTCATGGCCACTTCCCCTGCCGTGCTGGAATCGTACCTTGCTTTCAGCGGAGCACTTGGCCGCGGCCTCCTTGACGCAAAGATCAGAGAGCAACTCGCTCTGGTGACAGCGCAGGAGAACCACTGCGACTACTGCCTTTCCGCGCACACCGCAATCGGCAAGATGGTCGGCCTCGATCAACAGCAGATCGTTGCCAGCCGCGGGGGCAACGGCAGCAACCCGAAGACGACGGCGGCACTCACCTTTGCAAAACGGGTTCTGGAAACCAAGGGGCAGGTCACCGATGCCGACCTTGGGGAGGTCAGCAACGCAGGGTTCTCAGAAGGTGAGATTGCAGAGATCATCGCGCATGTTGCTCTCAACGTTTTCACCAACTACTTCAACGTGGCGACCGAAGTAGAGATCGACTTCCCCCAGATCTCTTATGCGGAGATTGCCTAG
- a CDS encoding TetR/AcrR family transcriptional regulator encodes MAHRTISDEDLLAIALDLFRTYGFEGVSLKRLADATGLEKASLYYRYPDGKDEIAMAIARNAVAWFQANVFEPLTSTSPVRKRVSFVAERLKEFYSGGSKACLMDVLSIPGGSEELQLALRGAMQAWVSAFALIAKESGFGIAAARSKAEEAIIRIEGSLVVARVLGDTTGFERVLKSLPDLLTGA; translated from the coding sequence ATGGCGCACCGCACCATCAGTGACGAGGATTTACTGGCAATCGCGCTGGATTTGTTCCGGACCTACGGGTTCGAGGGAGTAAGCCTGAAGCGACTTGCGGATGCTACTGGACTGGAAAAGGCGAGCCTTTACTACCGCTATCCTGATGGCAAGGACGAGATTGCAATGGCCATCGCCCGAAATGCTGTCGCCTGGTTTCAGGCGAATGTCTTTGAACCGCTCACCAGCACTAGCCCTGTGCGGAAACGCGTGTCCTTCGTCGCTGAAAGGTTGAAGGAGTTCTACTCAGGAGGTTCTAAGGCCTGCTTGATGGATGTACTCTCGATCCCCGGGGGCTCAGAAGAACTGCAACTCGCTCTTCGGGGAGCGATGCAAGCCTGGGTAAGCGCTTTTGCGCTGATTGCTAAAGAGAGTGGGTTTGGGATAGCGGCCGCTCGTTCAAAAGCGGAGGAGGCCATCATTCGGATCGAAGGCTCCTTGGTTGTCGCCAGGGTGCTTGGAGATACTACAGGCTTCGAACGGGTGCTCAAATCTCTGCCGGATCTGTTAACAGGAGCGTAA
- a CDS encoding TetR/AcrR family transcriptional regulator codes for MSSTSPSRRVERKERLRAEILAAASKMFADRGYEAVTLREIAKEIGYTHAVIYQHFPDKWHILAELSSATIGLMVQNFDMIAAKHLSPKERLFATSRGLIQFCTAHPQLFRNVFFGPENRNGIRAGQHINDLGAPLFGRFVKLFFDVAKEEGLPNRDDIVVAHTWWFAIFGLATLMVIQGVVPDLPDQALVVEQTIATLWAGVQAVPRLPKSAVLKRSGRSLASKQ; via the coding sequence ATGTCATCCACATCACCAAGTCGCCGGGTAGAGCGCAAGGAGAGGTTGCGGGCCGAAATCCTTGCAGCCGCTAGCAAAATGTTCGCCGATCGCGGCTATGAAGCCGTGACGCTTCGCGAAATCGCTAAAGAGATCGGCTACACCCACGCGGTGATCTATCAGCATTTCCCCGACAAATGGCACATTCTTGCCGAGTTGAGCAGCGCGACGATCGGATTGATGGTTCAGAACTTCGACATGATTGCCGCTAAACATCTTTCACCGAAAGAGCGTCTTTTTGCGACTTCACGTGGCTTGATTCAGTTCTGCACCGCCCATCCACAGCTGTTCCGCAACGTCTTCTTCGGGCCCGAGAACCGCAACGGCATCCGCGCTGGACAACACATCAACGACCTTGGCGCGCCGTTATTTGGGCGTTTCGTAAAGCTCTTTTTCGATGTTGCCAAGGAGGAAGGATTGCCAAATAGGGATGACATAGTGGTAGCCCACACTTGGTGGTTTGCGATCTTTGGGCTTGCCACCCTCATGGTCATCCAAGGGGTTGTGCCCGACTTGCCGGACCAGGCCCTCGTGGTCGAGCAAACGATCGCAACCCTTTGGGCTGGCGTTCAGGCTGTTCCACGCCTGCCAAAGAGTGCAGTCTTGAAAAGATCCGGACGATCCCTTGCTTCAAAGCAATAA
- a CDS encoding NAD(P)-dependent oxidoreductase, producing MKVLVIGAAGKSGAALVNEALAAGHKVTVFVRTAALYKKVNVRVVAGDVLDADAVDVAVAGQDAVIDALGGKTPWKVTTMETNAAHNIVDAMRRNGVRRLLKISVVGAGESVKNAGFFNEHVLMRTFLRGLLVDKAGMEAEIESSNLDWTLVRPPMLTDGEKTGIARVLSTEGGEKAHKIARADLAAFMVKELESGRYVRQAVTVTTT from the coding sequence ATGAAAGTTTTGGTGATTGGAGCAGCGGGCAAGAGCGGTGCAGCGCTCGTAAATGAGGCGCTGGCGGCCGGGCATAAGGTGACGGTTTTCGTGCGTACTGCCGCGCTGTACAAGAAGGTGAACGTCAGAGTTGTCGCGGGCGACGTGCTGGACGCGGATGCGGTCGACGTTGCCGTAGCCGGACAGGATGCGGTGATCGACGCGTTAGGCGGCAAGACGCCTTGGAAAGTGACGACGATGGAAACGAACGCCGCACACAATATTGTGGACGCGATGCGGCGCAATGGCGTGCGTCGCCTGCTGAAGATTTCAGTGGTGGGTGCGGGCGAGAGCGTCAAGAATGCCGGCTTCTTCAACGAGCACGTACTCATGCGGACGTTTCTTCGCGGTCTGTTGGTAGACAAGGCGGGCATGGAGGCCGAGATCGAAAGCAGCAACCTCGACTGGACGCTCGTGCGGCCACCGATGTTAACCGACGGTGAAAAGACCGGCATCGCCAGGGTGCTGAGTACGGAGGGCGGCGAGAAGGCGCACAAGATTGCGCGTGCCGATCTGGCGGCATTCATGGTGAAAGAGCTGGAAAGCGGCCGGTATGTGCGTCAGGCAGTAACGGTTACGACCACATAG
- a CDS encoding cupin domain-containing protein: MSKFPTPLEEVIHHNVIKNHKTGGPTLDIGPMQLLWRALGENTGYTFSIFETAVVPGMGIPLHKHPFAEFFYVLEGKLSIGHWNNQGAAEWDVYEVGESLLVQPNAPHSFFNKSERPCRVLSVSTYHHERMMKDAVHPDGRTDFLPAQLTQADFEKLTKSMEKNQTFLVADQA; the protein is encoded by the coding sequence ATGTCGAAGTTCCCCACACCGCTTGAAGAAGTCATTCATCACAACGTTATTAAGAACCATAAAACAGGCGGCCCGACGCTAGATATCGGACCTATGCAGTTGCTGTGGAGGGCGCTGGGGGAAAACACGGGCTACACGTTCTCGATTTTTGAGACCGCGGTCGTGCCGGGCATGGGAATCCCCCTGCATAAGCACCCCTTTGCGGAGTTTTTCTATGTTCTGGAAGGCAAACTGTCAATTGGACACTGGAACAATCAGGGCGCTGCCGAGTGGGACGTGTATGAAGTCGGAGAGAGCCTACTGGTGCAGCCCAACGCGCCTCACTCGTTCTTCAATAAGAGCGAGCGTCCGTGCCGGGTGCTGAGTGTGTCAACGTATCACCATGAGCGAATGATGAAGGATGCGGTGCATCCGGATGGCAGGACGGACTTCTTACCTGCTCAACTTACTCAGGCCGACTTTGAGAAGTTGACAAAGTCTATGGAAAAGAACCAAACGTTTCTCGTTGCCGATCAAGCTTAG
- a CDS encoding alpha/beta hydrolase has product MESFEDDVAMIERTLNRVGSPALLVGHSYGGATITAAGVDDRVAGLVYIGAVAPDVGETVQDHLNKYPSDVFSRVEVKDSYAGMLPNGTEFFCGDLSEQEQKLVWATHFPPHADLFTQAPIQSTPWKSKPSWYILCPKDHTVHPDLQRFLSKRMGATVIEVESSHVPMLSQPDIVIEVIRKATKAVQ; this is encoded by the coding sequence CTGGAGTCGTTCGAAGACGACGTGGCTATGATCGAGCGTACTCTCAACCGCGTCGGCAGTCCCGCGCTCCTCGTCGGACACTCCTACGGCGGCGCTACCATTACGGCTGCGGGAGTCGATGATCGCGTGGCTGGCCTCGTCTACATTGGAGCGGTTGCTCCGGATGTAGGTGAGACGGTACAGGACCACCTCAACAAGTATCCCTCGGATGTCTTTTCTCGCGTGGAAGTCAAGGACAGTTACGCCGGGATGCTTCCGAATGGGACTGAGTTTTTCTGCGGAGACCTTTCCGAGCAAGAGCAGAAGCTAGTCTGGGCGACACACTTCCCGCCCCATGCCGACCTCTTTACGCAGGCCCCTATCCAAAGCACCCCCTGGAAGTCTAAGCCAAGTTGGTACATTCTGTGCCCGAAAGACCATACTGTTCATCCCGATCTCCAACGGTTTCTCTCAAAACGCATGGGAGCGACTGTGATCGAGGTGGAAAGCAGTCACGTGCCTATGCTTTCTCAGCCGGATATCGTCATTGAGGTGATCCGCAAGGCTACAAAGGCCGTTCAGTAA
- a CDS encoding NAD(P)/FAD-dependent oxidoreductase — MSSLSGQNAGSGKHVVIVGGGFAGLNCARHLGSKPGVRVTLLDKNNYQQFQPLLYQVATAILASGNIAFNLRGVLHNYPNVEVRMTEVTSIDPHTRTVETAEGQHYQGDCLVLAAGAQANFFGTPGAEEHSYPLYSLRDAQQLRSRILAMLESADRDPALIDKGALNFVIVGGGATGTEMAGAFGDMLLTALKLDPGRRSYKNLGGDGRIAKIFLVDGGDAVLKAFSPKNQAYAGRMLEKRRVQLHLKTRVKEVGDGYVVLSDGTKILTHTVIWAGGLKAVDLSGKLGIMPGKGGRLDVAPDLTVPGLDGVYALGDFANILGKDGKPLPQLASVAQQSGNWCAKNILHDVAGRPREAFRYLDKGIMAMIGQNSAVAEVGGGKIAFRGLIGFMAWLAVHAVLLTSFQARIEAFVAWAWTFIGGARGDALIDRPEELKIDWTAGKARGSGVD; from the coding sequence ATGAGCAGCTTATCAGGGCAAAACGCCGGCAGCGGAAAGCATGTCGTAATTGTCGGCGGCGGATTTGCGGGGTTGAACTGTGCCCGCCACTTAGGTTCGAAGCCAGGCGTCCGAGTGACGCTGCTCGACAAGAACAACTATCAGCAGTTCCAGCCACTGCTCTACCAGGTGGCAACGGCAATCCTCGCTTCGGGCAACATCGCCTTCAATCTGCGCGGCGTCTTACACAACTACCCCAATGTCGAAGTAAGGATGACGGAGGTGACCTCGATCGATCCGCATACGCGTACAGTGGAGACCGCAGAGGGTCAGCACTATCAGGGAGACTGTCTCGTGCTGGCCGCGGGCGCGCAGGCAAATTTTTTTGGTACGCCCGGAGCGGAGGAGCATAGCTATCCGCTCTATTCTTTGCGCGACGCGCAGCAATTGCGCTCGCGGATATTAGCGATGCTTGAGTCGGCCGACCGGGACCCTGCGCTGATCGACAAGGGGGCGCTGAATTTTGTGATTGTAGGCGGAGGCGCGACCGGCACGGAGATGGCTGGTGCGTTTGGAGACATGCTGCTGACAGCCCTGAAGCTGGATCCTGGAAGGCGCAGCTACAAAAATCTAGGCGGCGATGGGCGGATAGCAAAGATCTTTCTGGTGGATGGGGGCGATGCAGTGTTAAAGGCATTCTCTCCAAAGAACCAGGCGTACGCGGGCAGGATGCTCGAGAAGCGCAGGGTCCAGCTGCACCTGAAGACGCGAGTCAAGGAAGTTGGAGACGGATATGTCGTGCTTTCGGACGGCACGAAGATCTTGACCCACACGGTGATCTGGGCGGGCGGGCTGAAGGCGGTCGACCTTTCCGGCAAGTTGGGGATAATGCCGGGGAAGGGAGGCCGTCTTGATGTTGCACCCGATCTTACCGTACCTGGCCTTGATGGAGTTTATGCGCTCGGAGACTTCGCCAATATACTCGGCAAGGATGGTAAACCGCTCCCGCAGCTCGCGTCCGTGGCGCAACAGTCGGGGAACTGGTGCGCGAAGAATATTCTGCATGACGTTGCAGGAAGGCCGCGAGAGGCATTTCGCTATCTGGATAAGGGCATCATGGCTATGATCGGGCAGAACTCGGCGGTGGCTGAGGTAGGAGGCGGCAAAATAGCCTTCCGGGGCTTGATCGGATTTATGGCTTGGCTGGCGGTGCATGCGGTGCTGCTTACTTCGTTCCAAGCAAGGATTGAAGCTTTTGTTGCTTGGGCCTGGACGTTTATCGGGGGCGCCCGCGGCGATGCACTGATCGATCGGCCGGAGGAGTTGAAGATCGACTGGACGGCTGGGAAAGCGCGGGGCAGCGGAGTTGATTAG
- a CDS encoding DUF3606 domain-containing protein, whose amino-acid sequence MSEHHDAPKAHAPHALHEEHIKGPHDPKEINPKMASDIAYWSTEFGVTGDQLHEAIRSHGTHVEKVRAALHPKTV is encoded by the coding sequence ATGTCAGAGCATCACGATGCCCCGAAGGCGCACGCGCCCCACGCACTCCACGAGGAACACATCAAGGGTCCGCATGATCCGAAAGAGATAAACCCAAAGATGGCATCCGACATCGCCTACTGGTCCACGGAATTTGGCGTAACCGGTGATCAACTCCACGAAGCGATTCGCAGTCACGGTACCCATGTAGAGAAAGTACGGGCCGCTTTGCATCCTAAGACTGTCTGA
- a CDS encoding DUF2062 domain-containing protein, with protein MLYLGLPDSRGLASNINVLVPESLREWFRCRLLRPLLRQLRGGVTPRRLAWSLALGIVVGINPSVGVTTLVVILIAWAFGLNQIASQIGAHVATPLHLLLFVPFIQLGVYLFHTRRLPLTRRQIEHLSHHPYRLFQSIWQWEWHALIVWGVIAAIAMPLLAIYLRRALVLMMRRHKTLLRSRPAVH; from the coding sequence ATGTTGTATCTCGGCCTGCCGGACAGTCGCGGCCTGGCATCAAACATCAATGTGCTTGTGCCCGAGTCCCTACGCGAATGGTTCCGCTGTAGACTCTTGCGACCATTGCTCCGGCAACTGCGCGGCGGCGTTACACCGCGGCGCTTGGCGTGGAGCCTGGCGTTGGGCATCGTCGTCGGAATCAATCCGTCGGTAGGCGTCACGACGCTGGTTGTAATCCTGATTGCATGGGCCTTCGGACTCAACCAGATTGCGTCGCAGATCGGTGCGCACGTGGCGACGCCGCTTCACCTACTGCTGTTTGTGCCGTTCATTCAATTGGGCGTCTACCTTTTTCATACCCGTCGTCTGCCGCTCACCCGGCGGCAGATCGAACATCTGAGCCATCATCCGTATCGCCTGTTTCAATCCATCTGGCAATGGGAATGGCACGCGCTGATAGTATGGGGTGTAATAGCTGCCATCGCCATGCCACTGCTCGCGATCTACCTGCGACGCGCATTGGTGCTGATGATGCGCCGCCACAAAACATTACTTCGTTCTCGCCCCGCTGTGCATTAG
- a CDS encoding alpha/beta fold hydrolase, whose translation MTHRGGSAVVPMDAPEITGFRSETAKVRDVRLHFWVGGDPGGTPVLLWHGFLGTAYSWYKVMPLLAEAGYSVLVPDMRGYGDSDKPAGVEGYDARALAQEFRALVQQLRFGGGRKLLLVAHDMGAPPALLWAAEHPEEVAGLVYMEVPTMLEEFLAKTIVYTPEAMAKGSMWWWILPLAPGVPERLIVGKEREFLTWFYDGATAERNSISEAALQETLRTFQGVEGVLGALGVYRAAFVTIAQTTPLTKHKLKTPVLAIGGEKALAAKVAEMVGAVAENVTAETIASCGHFIPEERPEEFFNLFQHFVSRILA comes from the coding sequence GTGACGCACAGAGGAGGGTCTGCAGTGGTGCCAATGGACGCGCCTGAAATTACTGGTTTCCGCAGTGAGACGGCTAAAGTTCGCGACGTCCGCCTGCACTTCTGGGTCGGCGGCGACCCCGGTGGAACGCCTGTATTGCTCTGGCATGGCTTCCTGGGAACAGCGTATAGCTGGTACAAGGTAATGCCCCTCCTGGCGGAGGCCGGATACTCCGTGCTCGTCCCCGACATGCGAGGCTACGGCGATTCCGACAAGCCGGCAGGCGTCGAGGGCTACGATGCTCGTGCGCTAGCTCAAGAGTTTCGCGCGCTCGTGCAGCAGCTCAGGTTCGGCGGGGGCAGAAAGCTTTTGCTGGTTGCGCACGATATGGGAGCTCCGCCCGCCCTTCTATGGGCTGCCGAACATCCAGAGGAGGTCGCGGGGCTGGTTTATATGGAAGTCCCTACGATGCTCGAAGAGTTTCTCGCCAAGACAATCGTATACACACCAGAGGCGATGGCAAAGGGATCCATGTGGTGGTGGATACTGCCGCTCGCTCCCGGTGTGCCGGAGCGGTTGATCGTGGGAAAGGAGCGTGAGTTTCTCACCTGGTTTTATGACGGCGCCACCGCCGAACGGAACTCGATCTCCGAGGCCGCCCTTCAGGAAACGTTGCGAACGTTCCAGGGAGTAGAAGGTGTGCTTGGAGCGCTCGGAGTTTACCGCGCTGCCTTCGTCACCATCGCCCAAACAACGCCCTTGACAAAACACAAGCTGAAAACGCCTGTGCTGGCCATCGGAGGCGAAAAAGCTTTGGCAGCCAAGGTTGCAGAGATGGTGGGAGCTGTCGCCGAGAATGTTACCGCGGAGACGATTGCGTCCTGCGGCCACTTCATTCCCGAGGAGCGGCCCGAAGAATTCTTCAACCTCTTTCAGCATTTCGTTTCGAGGATCCTCGCGTGA